Within the Cupriavidus malaysiensis genome, the region CCCGGCTCATCATCGAGCGGTGCGCGGCCCTGGCGGGCCGCATCCGGCGCATGCCGGCGGCCGAGGCGGGCTTCCATCTGCGTGCCATCGTCCGCCTGCTGGCCGAGGCCTACGGCCGGCAGGCCGGATTGCTCGGCAACGCGCGCGCGGTGGAGCGCGCGCAGATGTACGGCCAGGTGCTGCGGCATATCCGGCACCACCTGCACGAGGCCGAACTGTCGCCGGACAGCGTGCTGGATGCGCTGGGCCTGGCGCGCCCCTCGGTCTACCGGCTGTTCCAGCACGAGGGCGGGCTGGCCCGCTACATCCAGCGGCTGCGCCTGCGCCTGGCCGCGCACGAGCTGGTGGCCTTCCCGCAGATACCGGTCAAGGACATTGCCTACGCCTGCGGCTTCAAGACCCCGTCGGACTTCTCGCGCGCCTTCCGCCGCGCCTACGAGATGACGCCGCAGGAGCTGCGCATGCCGGCTGCCCCGGTCTGACCCGGGTGCCTGGTACTGCGCTCGGCCCACGAAGGCGCGCAGTGATGGAAAATGTGCCCGGATGTGTCTTGATCGCCGTGATCGCGCCGCCCTTGCTTCCGCGAGGCCGGCCGACCCGCCGGCACCGGCCCTGGCCGTGCTGGCGGCGGCGCGCCTGCCGCTGCTGCCGACCGTGATCGTCGGCGTGGCCGCCGCAGGCGTGCTCCGGCATCTGCTCGGATACGGGACAACAAATAGGGATCACGAAAGCACCATGGATGCACCGCAACTCATCACCGAGGACCACTGGATCGACACCGCCCACGGACGCGTCTTCGCGCGCAGCTGGCAGGACGGGGATGCCGCCGCGGCCGGCCTGCCGCCCATCGTGCTGATGCACGACTCGCTCGGCTGCGTGCGCCTGTGGGGCACCTTCCCGGCCACGCTGGCGCGCCACAGCGGGCGCCGCGTGATCGCCTACGACCGGCCCGGTTTCGGCGAGTCCGAGGCACGCGCCGACCGGCTCGGCCCGGACTTCGTACGGGCCGAGTCCACCGAGGTCTTCCCGCGCCTGCGCGCGCAGCTTGGCATCGGGCGCTTCGTCGTGATGGGGCACAGCGTCGGCGGCGGCATGGCGACCTATTGCGCGGCGGCGGCCGGCGATGACTGCGAAGCCCTGGTCACCGAAGCGGCCCAGGCCTTCGTCGAAGAGAAGACGCTG harbors:
- a CDS encoding alpha/beta fold hydrolase, with translation MDAPQLITEDHWIDTAHGRVFARSWQDGDAAAAGLPPIVLMHDSLGCVRLWGTFPATLARHSGRRVIAYDRPGFGESEARADRLGPDFVRAESTEVFPRLRAQLGIGRFVVMGHSVGGGMATYCAAAAGDDCEALVTEAAQAFVEEKTLAGIRDAKVQFAQPEQFQRLARYHGGKTQWVLDAWIGTWLGPAFADWSLADTLPSVRCPLLAIHGSEDEYGSDVHPDMFTRLAGGPAQMELMPDTRHVPHREREQQVAQRIAAFLDAVPGMRAAAR